A part of Streptomyces sp. DSM 40750 genomic DNA contains:
- a CDS encoding trypsin-like serine peptidase encodes MRPIRPPFAARRGRSTRRRTSPVLAAVGLATVLSLTATACGSGDTTANADVSASAQSSDSPGDGKIQIPDDLKDKLKEHGIDLDKWRGGAWKNWDKDDWLREAEDYVNPIIEDLWDPDRMRDAEEPEKEVDESDLAGDQGVTDPTPESVEAEAVSTNYHENAPEAGKVFFDAPEGTMVCSATVVHDPANPGKSNLVWTAGHCVHAGKSGGWYRNIAFVPSYNDSGMSASELQTATKEQVAPYGVWWGDWAQTSDQWIEQGGQTGGDGAPYDFAVIHVTPEEGSGGKSLEEMVGSALPVDFDAPAVPQVESITATGYPAGAPYDGETMYQCADKPGRLSLVESDPTMYRIGCTMTGGSSGGGWVATGSNGEPALVSNTSIGPVSGGWLAGPRLGKEAEGVYQAVSDKFAQ; translated from the coding sequence ATGCGACCCATACGACCGCCTTTCGCCGCTCGTCGCGGGAGGAGCACGCGCCGCAGAACCTCCCCCGTTCTGGCCGCGGTCGGCCTCGCCACGGTTCTGTCGTTGACCGCCACCGCGTGCGGCTCGGGTGACACCACGGCGAACGCCGATGTGTCGGCGTCCGCACAGAGCAGCGACAGCCCGGGTGACGGCAAGATCCAGATCCCGGACGACCTCAAGGACAAGCTCAAGGAACACGGGATCGACCTCGACAAGTGGCGGGGCGGGGCCTGGAAGAACTGGGACAAGGACGACTGGCTGCGCGAGGCCGAGGACTACGTCAACCCGATCATCGAGGACCTGTGGGACCCGGACCGGATGCGGGACGCCGAGGAGCCGGAGAAGGAGGTCGACGAGAGCGACCTCGCCGGTGACCAGGGCGTGACCGACCCGACGCCGGAGTCCGTCGAGGCGGAGGCGGTGTCGACGAACTACCACGAGAACGCGCCCGAGGCGGGCAAGGTGTTCTTCGACGCGCCCGAGGGCACGATGGTCTGCTCGGCGACGGTGGTCCACGACCCGGCCAACCCGGGTAAATCCAACCTCGTGTGGACCGCCGGGCACTGTGTGCACGCGGGCAAGTCGGGCGGCTGGTACCGCAACATCGCCTTCGTCCCGTCGTACAACGACAGCGGGATGTCGGCTTCGGAGCTGCAGACGGCCACCAAGGAGCAGGTCGCCCCGTACGGCGTCTGGTGGGGTGACTGGGCGCAGACCTCGGACCAGTGGATCGAGCAGGGGGGTCAGACCGGCGGTGACGGAGCGCCGTACGACTTCGCCGTGATCCATGTGACGCCGGAGGAGGGCAGCGGGGGCAAGTCGCTGGAGGAGATGGTCGGTTCGGCGCTGCCGGTGGACTTCGACGCGCCCGCCGTGCCGCAGGTGGAGAGCATCACGGCGACCGGCTACCCGGCGGGGGCTCCGTACGACGGCGAGACGATGTACCAGTGCGCGGACAAGCCGGGGCGGCTCTCGCTCGTCGAGTCCGACCCGACGATGTACCGCATCGGCTGCACCATGACCGGTGGTTCGTCCGGTGGTGGCTGGGTGGCGACCGGTTCGAACGGTGAGCCCGCGCTGGTGTCCAACACCTCCATCGGCCCGGTGAGCGGCGGCTGGCTGGCCGGTCCGCGGCTGGGCAAGGAGGCCGAGGGTGTGTACCAGGCGGTGAGCGACAAGTTCGCGCAGTGA
- a CDS encoding GNAT family N-acetyltransferase — MPPTDASTDTGTASAPSNEDTLELRLTDDFLTLLAEVGDSCGGRTEAGQEAPPANGELLDHLADWGPAVTPAGTLHLVPVRVEREFPLISRWMNDAAVASYWKLAGPESVTAEHLRTQLDGDGRSVPCLGLLNGTPMSYWEIYRADLDPIARYYPARPHDTGIHLLIGPVAERGRGIGSTLLRAVADLVLDRRPSCARVVAEPDLRNFPSVSAFLSAGFRFSAEVDLPDKRAALMVRDRLLRDLM; from the coding sequence GTGCCTCCCACCGACGCGAGCACCGACACCGGCACCGCCTCGGCCCCGAGCAACGAGGACACGCTCGAACTGCGCCTGACCGACGACTTCCTCACGCTCCTGGCCGAGGTCGGCGACTCGTGCGGTGGTAGGACGGAGGCGGGACAGGAGGCGCCCCCGGCCAACGGCGAGCTGCTCGACCACCTCGCCGACTGGGGCCCGGCCGTCACCCCGGCAGGCACCCTGCATCTCGTCCCTGTCCGCGTCGAACGGGAATTCCCGCTGATCTCCCGCTGGATGAACGACGCCGCCGTGGCCTCCTACTGGAAACTCGCGGGACCCGAGAGTGTGACCGCGGAGCACCTCCGGACCCAGCTTGACGGTGACGGCCGCAGCGTGCCCTGCCTAGGGCTGCTGAACGGCACCCCGATGAGCTACTGGGAGATCTACCGGGCGGACCTCGACCCCATCGCCCGCTATTACCCCGCCCGCCCGCACGACACGGGAATCCACCTCCTCATCGGTCCCGTGGCCGAGCGGGGGCGGGGTATCGGCTCCACCCTGCTCCGCGCCGTCGCCGATCTCGTCCTCGACAGAAGACCTTCCTGTGCCCGCGTCGTCGCGGAACCCGACCTTCGCAACTTCCCCTCCGTCTCCGCTTTCCTGAGTGCCGGCTTTCGGTTCTCCGCCGAGGTCGACCTGCCCGACAAGCGGGCCGCCCTCATGGTGAGAGACCGGCTCCTGCGCGATCTGATGTAG
- a CDS encoding IucA/IucC family protein yields the protein MVPRQTDESRTTEPPPGPATDPLDHPDPHSAAQAAAVENLLRCWVREHNLTSPHDGILHIPLPTTGTTLLVPVHYWSQTGWHRFGPPHFARTPETAPPVDAVTLAALLARESAARAPQATGTHQPRTTPAHLPEPDTTSQPDQLDPLGRLDRPAQLNQLGQLAQLAQQDRLDRLDRPDPLDLVGRVADSAHRVAVFIAGRRAQPADTPDRFLAAEQALVLGHPLHPTPKSRQGLSDAEARLYSPELCGSFPLHWMAIAPSVLSTDSAWTERGRVIPAEQLTARLAGPMLPLPDGYAALPLHPWQFREVRHRPVVATLLDAGLLRDLGPHGSPWHPTSSVRTVHRTGAPAMLKLSLGLHITNSRRQNLRKELHRGVEVHRLLRTGLAQQWQAAHPGFGIVRDPAWLAVTAPDGAPVPGMDVVIRHNPFSPADDVSCVAGLVSPRPYAHGELQAGRSSEPQERLDDQESGRLGDPLRQHGDMPSHDHLTMGSRLSDIVTGLAGRTGRPRCAVAAEWFLRYLERVVRPVLWLDSEAGIALEAHQQNTLVLLDPDGWPMGGRYRDNQGYYFRESRRADLDARLSGIGERSDTFVSDEITDERFAYYLGINNVLGLIGAFGSQRLADERLLLAAFRRFLTDVATGPARLNTTLPARLLDSPVLLCKANLLTRLHGLDELVGPVDTQSVYVTIANPLHL from the coding sequence TTGGTCCCTCGCCAAACCGACGAATCCCGGACCACCGAGCCTCCGCCAGGCCCCGCCACGGACCCCCTGGACCACCCCGACCCGCACAGCGCGGCCCAGGCGGCAGCTGTCGAGAACCTGTTGCGCTGCTGGGTACGCGAGCACAACCTCACCTCCCCCCACGACGGCATCCTCCACATCCCCCTCCCCACTACCGGCACGACACTCCTCGTCCCGGTGCACTACTGGTCCCAGACCGGCTGGCACCGCTTCGGCCCCCCGCACTTCGCCCGCACCCCCGAGACCGCACCCCCTGTCGACGCGGTGACATTGGCGGCTCTGCTGGCCAGGGAGTCGGCCGCACGAGCCCCGCAGGCGACAGGCACCCACCAGCCCCGAACCACGCCAGCCCACCTCCCCGAGCCCGACACCACGAGCCAGCCGGACCAACTCGACCCGCTCGGCCGACTCGACCGTCCTGCCCAGCTCAACCAGCTTGGCCAACTCGCCCAACTTGCCCAGCAAGATCGTCTCGATCGTCTCGACCGGCCAGACCCGCTCGACCTGGTCGGAAGGGTCGCCGACTCCGCCCACCGCGTAGCCGTCTTCATCGCTGGACGCCGGGCCCAACCTGCCGATACCCCGGACCGTTTCCTCGCCGCCGAGCAGGCTCTCGTCCTCGGCCACCCGCTGCACCCCACCCCCAAGAGCCGGCAGGGGCTCTCCGATGCCGAAGCGCGGCTCTACTCTCCGGAGCTGTGTGGCTCCTTTCCCTTGCACTGGATGGCGATCGCACCGTCCGTCCTGTCGACCGACTCGGCATGGACCGAGCGCGGCCGTGTCATCCCCGCCGAACAGCTGACCGCACGGCTGGCCGGCCCGATGCTGCCGCTGCCCGACGGATACGCCGCTCTGCCCCTGCACCCTTGGCAGTTTCGTGAGGTCCGACACCGCCCGGTCGTCGCCACTCTGCTCGACGCAGGGCTGCTCCGGGACCTGGGACCGCACGGCTCCCCGTGGCACCCCACCTCCTCCGTCCGCACAGTCCACCGCACCGGCGCCCCCGCGATGCTGAAGCTCTCGCTGGGCCTGCACATCACCAACTCCCGTCGCCAGAACCTCCGCAAGGAACTCCACCGTGGTGTCGAGGTCCACCGCCTGCTGCGCACCGGCCTGGCCCAACAGTGGCAGGCGGCGCACCCCGGCTTCGGCATCGTCCGCGACCCCGCCTGGCTGGCGGTCACCGCACCGGACGGTGCCCCCGTCCCCGGCATGGACGTGGTGATCCGGCACAACCCCTTCAGTCCGGCGGACGACGTGTCCTGCGTCGCGGGACTCGTGTCACCGAGGCCGTACGCCCATGGCGAGCTACAGGCAGGCCGCTCCAGTGAGCCGCAGGAGCGCCTCGACGACCAGGAGTCAGGGCGTCTCGGCGATCCGCTCCGGCAGCACGGCGACATGCCTTCCCACGACCACCTCACCATGGGGTCGCGGCTCTCCGACATCGTCACGGGCCTCGCCGGGCGCACCGGCCGTCCTCGATGCGCCGTCGCCGCCGAGTGGTTCCTGCGCTACCTGGAGCGGGTTGTGCGGCCCGTGCTGTGGCTGGACAGCGAGGCCGGGATCGCCCTCGAAGCACACCAGCAGAACACCCTCGTCCTGCTGGACCCCGACGGTTGGCCCATGGGCGGCCGGTACCGCGACAACCAGGGCTACTACTTCCGCGAGTCCCGCCGCGCGGACCTCGACGCCCGACTGTCCGGTATCGGCGAGCGCAGCGACACGTTCGTCTCCGACGAGATCACCGACGAACGATTCGCCTACTACCTCGGCATCAACAATGTGCTCGGCCTCATCGGCGCGTTCGGCTCCCAGCGTCTCGCCGACGAGCGACTCCTGCTCGCCGCCTTCCGCCGCTTCCTCACCGACGTGGCCACCGGCCCTGCCCGGCTGAACACGACCCTTCCGGCCCGGCTGCTCGATTCACCCGTCCTGCTCTGCAAGGCCAACCTGCTCACCCGCCTCCATGGCCTCGACGAACTCGTCGGCCCGGTGGACACCCAGTCCGTCTACGTCACCATCGCCAACCCCCTCCATCTCTGA
- a CDS encoding diaminobutyrate--2-oxoglutarate transaminase family protein gives MAVTESAVAPVGCEPERTRPGHVDERARTRREQGGARSAHEGSLRRQAARESAARTYARALPIVPVRARGLTIEGADGRRYLDCLSGAGALALGHNHPVVLEAIRKVLDSGAPLHDLDLATPVKDAFTTELLRTLPPGLADRARVQFCGPADTDAVEAAFKLVRAATGRTGMLAFTGAHHGMTTGTLQASGSACDAGAARLPYPQDYRCPFGIGGERGAELSARWTESVLDDVNSGEPLPAGMILEPVQGEAGVIPAPDSWLRRMREITAARSIPLIADEVQTGVGRTGRFWAVEHSGVVPDVMVLSKAIGGSLPLAVVVYRDDLDVWQPGAHAGPFRGNQLAMAAGTATLAHVRENGLAERAETLGARMFAQLRASTEDFACVGDVRGRGLMIGIEMVTPDTPPPSDATGPRPPAPSLATAVQRECLRRGLIVELGGRHAGVVRLLPPLTITDEQTNAVLDRLTDAIASVAAATVSRGLGGAEPERARGLGRMPGG, from the coding sequence GTGGCAGTGACCGAGTCTGCGGTGGCGCCGGTGGGATGCGAGCCCGAGCGGACACGTCCGGGACACGTGGACGAACGAGCGCGCACACGGCGGGAGCAGGGCGGAGCGCGCTCGGCGCACGAGGGGAGCCTGCGGAGGCAGGCCGCGCGTGAGTCGGCGGCGCGCACCTACGCGCGTGCCCTGCCCATCGTGCCCGTACGTGCACGCGGGCTGACCATCGAGGGCGCCGACGGCCGCCGCTACCTCGACTGTCTGTCGGGTGCCGGCGCCCTGGCCCTCGGCCACAACCACCCGGTCGTCCTCGAAGCGATCCGCAAGGTGCTCGACTCGGGCGCCCCGCTGCACGACCTCGACCTGGCCACCCCCGTCAAGGACGCCTTCACCACCGAACTGCTCCGCACCCTTCCGCCCGGTCTCGCGGACCGTGCGCGCGTCCAGTTCTGCGGGCCCGCCGACACGGACGCGGTCGAGGCCGCCTTCAAGCTGGTGCGGGCGGCGACCGGACGCACCGGAATGCTCGCCTTCACCGGTGCCCATCACGGCATGACCACCGGGACACTCCAAGCGTCCGGAAGCGCCTGCGATGCAGGGGCGGCACGTCTGCCGTATCCCCAGGACTACCGCTGCCCGTTCGGCATCGGCGGCGAGCGCGGCGCCGAACTCTCCGCCCGCTGGACCGAGTCCGTCCTCGACGACGTCAATTCCGGCGAACCACTGCCCGCCGGCATGATCCTCGAACCCGTCCAGGGAGAGGCCGGTGTCATCCCCGCTCCGGACAGCTGGCTGCGCCGGATGCGGGAGATCACCGCCGCGCGCTCGATCCCGCTGATCGCCGACGAGGTCCAGACAGGTGTGGGCCGCACGGGCCGCTTCTGGGCGGTCGAGCACAGTGGCGTCGTCCCCGATGTGATGGTCCTGTCCAAGGCCATCGGCGGCAGTCTCCCGCTGGCCGTCGTGGTCTACCGCGATGACCTCGACGTCTGGCAACCCGGCGCCCACGCGGGCCCCTTCCGCGGCAACCAGCTCGCCATGGCCGCCGGCACCGCCACCCTCGCCCACGTCCGTGAGAACGGCCTCGCCGAACGCGCCGAAACCCTGGGCGCCCGCATGTTCGCCCAACTCCGCGCTTCCACTGAGGACTTCGCCTGCGTCGGCGATGTACGGGGACGGGGCCTGATGATCGGCATCGAAATGGTCACCCCGGACACACCCCCTCCTTCCGACGCCACCGGCCCGCGCCCGCCCGCCCCCTCCCTCGCCACCGCGGTCCAACGCGAATGCCTCCGCCGCGGCCTGATCGTCGAACTCGGCGGCCGCCATGCCGGTGTCGTACGCCTCCTCCCACCCCTCACGATCACCGACGAACAGACGAACGCCGTACTCGACCGCTTGACGGATGCCATCGCCTCGGTAGCGGCCGCCACGGTGTCGCGGGGGCTGGGAGGCGCAGAGCCCGAACGGGCCAGGGGACTTGGGCGCATGCCGGGCGGATGA
- the nrdR gene encoding transcriptional regulator NrdR: MHCPFCRHPDSRVVDSRTTDDGTSIRRRRQCPDCSRRFTTVETCSLMVVKRSGVTEPFSRTKVINGVRKACQGRPVTEDALAQLGQRVEEAVRATGSAELTTHDVGLAILGPLQELDLVAYLRFASVYRAFDSLEDFEAAIAELREQEQRPDVNDEDVEITVEKRLENDRGSGGTAQVPVPANAAD, encoded by the coding sequence ATGCACTGTCCCTTCTGCAGGCACCCCGACAGCCGTGTCGTCGACAGTCGTACGACGGACGACGGTACGTCGATCCGCAGGCGCCGCCAGTGTCCGGACTGCTCCCGTCGTTTCACGACGGTGGAGACGTGCTCGCTGATGGTGGTCAAGAGGTCCGGCGTGACCGAACCCTTCAGCCGTACCAAGGTCATCAACGGCGTCCGCAAGGCATGCCAGGGGCGCCCTGTCACCGAGGACGCGCTCGCCCAGCTCGGCCAACGGGTCGAGGAGGCGGTGCGTGCCACCGGAAGCGCCGAACTGACCACCCATGACGTGGGTCTGGCCATACTCGGCCCGCTGCAGGAGCTCGACCTCGTCGCCTACTTGCGGTTCGCCTCGGTCTACCGGGCGTTCGACTCGCTGGAGGACTTCGAGGCCGCCATCGCGGAACTCAGGGAGCAGGAGCAGCGCCCCGACGTGAACGACGAGGACGTCGAGATCACGGTCGAGAAGCGCCTGGAGAACGACCGCGGGTCCGGAGGGACTGCCCAAGTCCCCGTGCCCGCCAACGCCGCCGACTGA
- a CDS encoding ATP-dependent DNA helicase: MTKPSLHELLHAAVTAVGGMERPGQVTMAEAVAEAIDDGSHLLVQAGTGTGKSLGYLVPALAQGERVVVATATLALQRQLVERDLPRTVDALHPLLRRRPEFAMLKGRSNYMCLHRLNEGMPQDEEEGLFDQFEAAAPASKLGQDLLRLRDWSQETETGDRDDLTPGVSDRAWAQISVSSRECLGATKCAYGAECFAEMARERAKLAEVVVTNHALLAIDAIEGAPVLPQHEVLIVDEAHELVSRVTGVATGELTPGQVNRAVKRAAKLVNEKAADQLQTAAEGFERLMELALPGRLEEIPEDLAYVLMALRDAARTVISAIGSTRDKSVQDEDAVRKQALAAVESVHDVAERITNGSEWDVVWYERHDRFGASLRVAPMSVSGLLREKLFADRSVTLTSATLKLGGDFNGVGASLGLAPEGTQGDDVPQWKGVDVGSPFDYPRQGILYVAKHLSRPARDGDRADMLDELTELIQAAGGRTLGLFSSMRAAQLAAEELRVRIPEYPILLQGEETLGELIKGFAADPKTCLFGTLSLWQGVDVPGPSCQLVVMDKIPFPRPDDPLMSARQKAVEEAGGNGFMAVAATHAALLMAQGAGRLVRAQGDRGVVAVLDQRLATARYGSYLKASLPDFWYTTDRNQVRRSLAAIDQAAKGAEEAEKAEV; this comes from the coding sequence ATGACGAAGCCCTCACTCCACGAACTCCTGCACGCTGCCGTCACCGCTGTCGGCGGCATGGAGCGCCCCGGCCAGGTGACCATGGCCGAAGCCGTCGCGGAGGCGATCGACGACGGCTCCCATCTGCTGGTCCAGGCGGGCACCGGCACCGGAAAGTCGCTCGGCTACCTGGTGCCCGCCCTCGCACAAGGGGAGCGGGTCGTCGTCGCGACGGCCACCCTGGCGCTGCAGCGGCAGCTCGTGGAGCGGGACCTGCCGAGAACGGTCGACGCGCTGCACCCGTTGCTGCGCCGCCGCCCCGAGTTCGCGATGCTCAAGGGCCGGTCGAACTACATGTGCCTGCACCGCCTGAACGAAGGCATGCCGCAGGACGAGGAAGAAGGCCTCTTCGACCAGTTCGAGGCGGCCGCGCCCGCCAGCAAGCTGGGCCAGGACCTGCTGCGGCTGCGGGACTGGTCGCAGGAGACCGAGACCGGCGACCGGGACGACCTCACCCCTGGCGTGTCCGACCGTGCCTGGGCGCAGATCTCCGTGTCGTCCAGAGAATGCCTGGGCGCCACCAAGTGTGCGTACGGCGCCGAGTGCTTCGCCGAGATGGCCCGGGAGCGGGCCAAGCTCGCCGAGGTCGTCGTCACCAACCACGCGCTGCTCGCGATCGACGCCATCGAGGGTGCTCCGGTGCTCCCGCAGCACGAGGTGCTGATCGTGGACGAGGCTCACGAGCTCGTCTCTCGCGTGACCGGCGTGGCGACCGGAGAGCTCACCCCGGGCCAGGTCAATCGCGCCGTGAAGCGGGCGGCGAAGCTCGTGAACGAGAAGGCCGCCGATCAGCTCCAGACCGCCGCCGAGGGCTTCGAACGGCTCATGGAGCTGGCCCTGCCGGGCCGCCTGGAGGAGATCCCGGAGGACCTGGCGTACGTCCTCATGGCGCTGCGCGACGCCGCCCGTACGGTGATCTCCGCGATCGGCAGCACCCGAGACAAGTCCGTCCAGGACGAGGACGCGGTCCGCAAGCAGGCGCTGGCCGCCGTGGAGAGCGTGCACGACGTGGCGGAGCGGATCACCAACGGTTCCGAGTGGGACGTCGTCTGGTACGAACGCCACGACCGCTTCGGCGCGTCCCTGCGCGTAGCACCCATGTCCGTCTCGGGCCTCCTCAGGGAGAAGCTCTTCGCGGACCGTTCCGTCACCCTGACCTCGGCCACGCTCAAGCTGGGCGGCGACTTCAACGGCGTGGGCGCGTCCCTTGGCCTGGCACCCGAGGGCACGCAGGGGGACGATGTTCCGCAGTGGAAGGGGGTGGACGTCGGATCGCCGTTCGACTACCCGAGGCAGGGCATCCTCTATGTCGCCAAGCATCTGTCCCGCCCCGCGCGGGACGGCGACCGGGCGGACATGCTGGACGAGCTCACGGAGCTGATCCAGGCGGCGGGCGGACGTACGCTCGGCCTGTTCTCGTCGATGCGGGCCGCCCAGCTGGCGGCGGAGGAGCTGCGGGTCCGTATCCCCGAGTACCCGATCCTGCTGCAGGGCGAGGAGACGCTCGGCGAGCTGATCAAGGGCTTCGCGGCAGACCCGAAGACCTGTCTGTTCGGCACGCTGTCGCTCTGGCAGGGCGTCGACGTGCCCGGGCCCAGCTGTCAGCTGGTCGTCATGGACAAGATCCCTTTCCCGCGCCCCGACGACCCCTTGATGAGCGCTCGCCAGAAGGCCGTCGAGGAGGCGGGCGGGAATGGCTTCATGGCCGTCGCGGCCACCCACGCCGCCCTGCTCATGGCCCAGGGCGCCGGCCGTCTCGTACGGGCGCAAGGGGACCGTGGCGTGGTGGCCGTACTGGACCAGCGGCTGGCGACGGCGCGGTACGGGAGCTATCTCAAGGCGTCACTGCCCGACTTCTGGTACACGACGGACCGTAATCAGGTCCGCAGGTCGCTCGCCGCGATCGACCAGGCGGCCAAGGGCGCGGAAGAGGCGGAGAAGGCAGAGGTGTGA
- the lexA gene encoding transcriptional repressor LexA — protein MTTTADSATITAQDRSQSRLEPVHAMNEATNHEGPKRALPGRPPGIRADSSGLTDRQRRVIEVIRDSVQRRGYPPSMREIGQAVGLSSTSSVAHQLMALERKGFLRRDPHRPRAYEVRGSDQSSAQPTDTAGKPAASYVPLVGRIAAGGPILAEESVEDVFPLPRQLVGDGELFVLKVVGDSMIEAAICDGDWVTVRRQPVAENGDIVAAMLDGEATVKRFKREDGHVWLLPHNAAYEPIPGDDATILGKVVAVLRRV, from the coding sequence GTGACCACCACCGCTGACAGTGCCACCATCACTGCCCAGGACCGCTCCCAGAGCCGACTCGAGCCGGTGCATGCAATGAACGAAGCCACGAACCATGAAGGGCCCAAGCGAGCCCTGCCCGGCCGACCTCCAGGCATCAGGGCGGACAGCTCAGGGCTCACCGACCGGCAGCGCCGGGTCATCGAGGTGATCAGGGACTCGGTGCAGCGGCGTGGATACCCGCCGTCGATGCGGGAGATCGGCCAGGCGGTCGGCCTGTCCAGCACGTCCTCCGTGGCACACCAGCTGATGGCCCTGGAGCGCAAGGGCTTCCTGCGCCGCGACCCGCACCGCCCGCGTGCCTACGAGGTCCGCGGCTCCGACCAGTCCTCGGCGCAGCCCACGGACACCGCGGGCAAGCCGGCCGCGTCGTACGTGCCGCTCGTCGGCCGGATCGCCGCCGGTGGCCCGATTCTGGCCGAGGAATCGGTCGAGGACGTGTTCCCGCTCCCCCGCCAGTTGGTGGGTGACGGCGAGCTCTTCGTCCTGAAGGTCGTGGGTGACTCCATGATCGAGGCCGCGATCTGCGACGGCGACTGGGTGACCGTCCGCCGTCAGCCCGTCGCTGAGAACGGCGACATCGTGGCCGCCATGCTGGACGGCGAGGCCACGGTCAAACGCTTCAAGCGAGAGGACGGCCACGTCTGGCTGCTGCCGCACAACGCCGCCTACGAGCCCATCCCGGGTGACGACGCGACCATCCTCGGCAAGGTGGTGGCGGTCCTGCGCCGCGTCTGA